The genomic stretch GGTCGTCGCGAACCGGGCGATTACTTCGTTGATTGAGCGTGCGAAGGTCACCGGCATTGCCGTCGCTGCCATCCGCAATTCTAATCACATAGGGATGCTCGGCTGGTACGCAGAGCGTGTCGCAGAGCACGGTTTATCGATCATTGCACTGTCAACGAGCGAGGCGCTTGTTCATCCCTGGGGCGGGCGCAAGGCCATGATCGGGACCAATCCGATAGCAATAGGCGTGCCGACGGGTGGTGCTCCCTTCATGATGGATACGGCGACGAGTGTTGTTTCGATGGGCGAGATTCACGATCACGCCAACCGGCGCCAGCCAATCCCCCCTCATTGGGCGCTGGATGAAAACGGAAATCCCACCACAGACGCGGCCGCCGCGAAGAAGGGGGCAATTGCTCCCTTTGGTCAAGCAAAAGGATACGCCTTGGGCCTCGGCTTTGAGCTGCTTGTGACAAGCCTGGCCGGAGCCGCGATCGGACGAGACGTCACGGGAACGCTCGACGATACGACGGTGTGCAACAAGGGAGACCTATTCATTGTCATCGACGGTCCGCAACGGGACCTGCAGGCCTATCTCGAGGCACTCCGCGCGTTGGAGCCAGCAGATGGCTTTCCGGCCGTCGTGATCCCTGGAGAGCGCGGGCGAGCCTGTCGCGACCAGCGCCTGAAGGAGGGCGTGCCGCTTGCTGAGGAAGTCTGGCAACAAATTCAAGTTCTAGCCGGCCTTGGTGCTGCTGAATGAAACAGGAGGTTTTATTGACTCTATTTGGAGCCCTGCGCACCCCGCGCAATCTCGTTTTCGGGGCCGGCCAACGCGCCGCCCTACCGGGCTATGCCGCAAAGCTCGGTCGTCGTGCGCTAGTCGTCACGGACGCTCGCTTGAGCAACGAGGCAGATTTTCGCAAGATGGTGGGCGGTCTGGCGTCGTCAGGTGTGGCAGTGCGCGTTTTCGACGGCACCATTGCGGAACTCCCGCTTGAGTGCATCGCTCAGGGTGTGGAAGCCGGCCGCAAATTTGGTGCAGACCTCGTCATCGGCATCGGCGGCGGCAGCTGCCTGGACGCTGCCAAGGTTTGTGCACTGCTTCTCGCACACAAGGGTAAGCCCAGCGACTATTATGGCGAGTTCAAGGTCGCCGGTCCCATATTGCCGCTGATTCTTCTGCCAACCACCTCCGGGACCGGCTCTGAGGTAACGCCGGTGGCAGTCATCACAGATCCCGATCGAGCTGTGAAAGTCGGAATTGCAAGTCCGGAACTGATTTGCCACACGGCGATCTGCGATCCTGAACTGACGTACTCCTGTCCGCCCAGCCTCACCGCAGTTTCCGGTGCCGACGCGCTCACACATGCAATCGAGGCCTACACGACCATTCGTCGCACACCGACCGACACGATCGTGCATGATCATGTCTTCCTGGGCAA from Sinorhizobium alkalisoli encodes the following:
- a CDS encoding Ldh family oxidoreductase — translated: MITVSVDNIREVAGLALHRASVPEEHASEQLDLLLEADLRGVPSHGLLRLSRIIRRIENGVTDPHARGEHRWRKEAFLAVDGQRGLGPVVANRAITSLIERAKVTGIAVAAIRNSNHIGMLGWYAERVAEHGLSIIALSTSEALVHPWGGRKAMIGTNPIAIGVPTGGAPFMMDTATSVVSMGEIHDHANRRQPIPPHWALDENGNPTTDAAAAKKGAIAPFGQAKGYALGLGFELLVTSLAGAAIGRDVTGTLDDTTVCNKGDLFIVIDGPQRDLQAYLEALRALEPADGFPAVVIPGERGRACRDQRLKEGVPLAEEVWQQIQVLAGLGAAE
- a CDS encoding iron-containing alcohol dehydrogenase, with product MTLFGALRTPRNLVFGAGQRAALPGYAAKLGRRALVVTDARLSNEADFRKMVGGLASSGVAVRVFDGTIAELPLECIAQGVEAGRKFGADLVIGIGGGSCLDAAKVCALLLAHKGKPSDYYGEFKVAGPILPLILLPTTSGTGSEVTPVAVITDPDRAVKVGIASPELICHTAICDPELTYSCPPSLTAVSGADALTHAIEAYTTIRRTPTDTIVHDHVFLGKNALSDAYALLAISHISCSIKRAYDHGDDHTARERLMLGATTAGLAFGTAGTAAAHAVQYPIGAMTHTAHGAGVAVMMPYVMELNRNFCEPELVEIGKAMGLDLEGRSSFDAASETIDAVAALFASIGIPKSIADLGIVEAQLPQVAEQAMGSARLIKNNPRPLDPTVMTSLVGAAFTGDRIGLRNDVKAWKVN